The genomic segment CGAAGGAACTCCCGTTTACAACAGCGTAGCAGAAGCAGTAAAAGAACAGCAAGTTAATACTTCAGTTATCTTTGTACCTCCTCCCTTCGCAGCTGATGCAATCCTCGAAGCAGTTGATGCTGAGCTCGACCTCGTAATTTGCATTACTGAAGGCATCCCAGTTCTCGACATGATGAAAGTTAAGCACGCGATGAAAGACAGTAAAACTCGTCTCATCGGCCCTAACTGCCCAGGCGTTATCACTCCTGGTATTGGTAAAATCGGTATCATGCCAGCTGACATTCATATGCCAGGTAAAATTGGTATCATTTCACGTTCTGGCACACTCACTTACGAAGCAGTTGATCAAATCACAAAAGCTGGTCTTGGCGAAAGTACATGTGTTGGTATCGGTGGCGACCCCATCAATGGCACACAGCACATTGACGTTGTAAAACTCTTTGCTGAAGATCCTCAGACTGAAGGCATCGTTCTCATCGGTGAGATCGGTGGTGACGCTGAAGAGCAAGCAGCTCTCTGGATCAAAGAAAACTATGACAAGCCTGTCGTTGGTTTTATCGCTGGCCTTACGGCGCCTCCCGGTAAACGCATGGGCCACGCTGGCGCTATCGTTGGTGGCGGCGACCGTACTGGTGCAGAAAAAGTTCAGTACCTCAAGGACTGTGGCATCAAAATGGTTCAATCACCATCTGATATCGGCGAAGCTATGAAGTCTTTCTTCAGCTAAGCTTTTTCAGCTCTATAAAAAGCTCGTACTTTCACAAGTACGAGCTTTTTTATTTGAATTTTTCACTTCATTCGCTAAGCTTCAAAAAACGTAGGATTAATCAATTATGGGCACATGGAATTGTCAACGCTGCGGAAATTGTTGTCGCTGGCCGGGCATTGTAAAAGTTAACGATACTGAAATTGCCAACATCGCAAAATACCTAGAAATGAATGAAGATGATTTTTTGGATCAATACACCGAACTTCGTCCAGACCGCAAAGGTCTAACTCTCATCTCAAAAGAAGATGATTCCTGTATATTTTTAGAGGGAAAAAACCACTGTACAATCCAGCCCGTTAAGCCACAGCAGTGTTCAGATTTTTTAGTGAAGTGGTTCCCTAAGCCCGAAGATAATTGCGATGCAATTTATACTGAGGACGAAAATTCGTCCTAAAGCAATTTCCCCGAGAAATATGATTTAGAAAATTTTTCATAGTATTTATCCACCCAATCAAGAAAAGCCGCCTCACCTAAATCAACTCCAGCCTTTTCAGACTCGAGCCACTTATGCTTTTGCATCTCTTCTACTTGGCTATGGATAAAATCTTTTACCACTGAATGCTTTCTTACTTTTGTACTCATGTTAAGCCCGCTAACTTATTAACATTTACACTTTAAAAATAAATCATACCTTCGATCAATCAAGCTCTTACAAACGTATGATTACCAATTATTTAACAAAACACCATAGAAGTCAATAGTTTTTTCATAATAATAATGAAGACTTTGCTTAAAAAGCCCTCTTATTTTACTTATTAAAACTGAAAAATGGTATTAGATTAGCGCGCGAATTTCTATAATCATAGCCCAAAGAAGGATTTAAACATGAACCCTCTCGCTGAAAAACTCAATGAGCAGATCTCTGTATCTAACCCCCACGTACTCGAAATGCTCTCCGACTACGGAAAGCGTATTTTTTTCCCCTCTGCAGGTATTTTAGCACAAAGTGCTGAAGCCAAAGCTGAAGCCCACCTATACAACGCGACTATTGGTATTGCTACCGAAGGTGGCAAAGCCATGGGCCTCGAATCTATCACTGAGCAAGTCAATGATCTCGAAAATGCGGAATACCTCCCCTACGCACCTTCACCCGGTCTTCCAGCCTTGCGTACAAAATGGCAAGAACTTCAACTTGAGAAGAATCCTTCTATGACTGGCAAGGATGCATCTTCACCAGTTGTAACAAATGCTCTCACGCACGGCATCTCACTTACGGGATCACTCTTCATGAATCCTGGTGAAACACTCGTTCTCTCAGATCACTTCTGGGGTAACTACAACCTCTTCTTTAACGCTACTCTTGGCGTCAATATGGAATTCTTCACACTCTTCAATGAAGATGGAACTTTCAATAGCTCAAGCTATAAAGAAACTCTTCTCAAAGCCGCTGAAGGTAAAGATCAAATCACGACTATTCTTAACTTCCCTAACAATCCTACTGGCTATTCAGTGCTCAAACAGGATGTTGATGGTATTCTCGATGCGGTAAAAGCAGTTGCAGACACAGGTACTAACGTGGTTGTTATTTGTGATGATGCTTATTTTGGTCTTTTCTTCGAAGAAGATGTACTTAAAGAATCTCTCTTCGCTTACTTCGCTGATCTTCACGAACGTGTACTCGCTGTAAAAGTTGATGGTGCAACTAAAGAAGATTATGTTTGGGGCCTCCGCTGTGGTTTCATCACATACGCTGCTAAGGGTTTAGCTAATGAAGGCCTAAAAGCTCTCGAGCAAAAAACTGGTGGCGCTATCCGTGCAACCGTTTCTAATATCTCTCACCTTTCACAACGCATTGTTCTCAAAGCTTTCAGTAACGGCGACTACGCTTCACAAAAGCAAGAGAAATTCGACATCATGAAAGGTCGTTATGAAAAAGTGAAAGAAGTTCTTGCTGATAGCCGTTTCGCTGAGTACTTCAGCCCTTACCCTTATAACTCTGGCTACTTCATGACTATGAAGCTTGAGCATGGACTCGACGCTAATGAGTACCGTCAATACCTCCTTAAGAACAAAGGTATTGGTACAATCTCCATCGGTGCTTCTAACATTCGTGTCGCGTTCTCATGCACTGAAGAATCACACCTAGCTGACCTCTTCGACAAAATGTACGAAGCTGCTAGCGAAATGGTGGCTGCTAAATAAATGAAAG from the Lentisphaera araneosa HTCC2155 genome contains:
- the sucD gene encoding succinate--CoA ligase subunit alpha; translation: MAILVTEKTRVVVQGITGSQGAFHTGLMKEYMDNFVVAGVTPGKGGQDLEGTPVYNSVAEAVKEQQVNTSVIFVPPPFAADAILEAVDAELDLVICITEGIPVLDMMKVKHAMKDSKTRLIGPNCPGVITPGIGKIGIMPADIHMPGKIGIISRSGTLTYEAVDQITKAGLGESTCVGIGGDPINGTQHIDVVKLFAEDPQTEGIVLIGEIGGDAEEQAALWIKENYDKPVVGFIAGLTAPPGKRMGHAGAIVGGGDRTGAEKVQYLKDCGIKMVQSPSDIGEAMKSFFS
- a CDS encoding aminotransferase class I/II-fold pyridoxal phosphate-dependent enzyme codes for the protein MNPLAEKLNEQISVSNPHVLEMLSDYGKRIFFPSAGILAQSAEAKAEAHLYNATIGIATEGGKAMGLESITEQVNDLENAEYLPYAPSPGLPALRTKWQELQLEKNPSMTGKDASSPVVTNALTHGISLTGSLFMNPGETLVLSDHFWGNYNLFFNATLGVNMEFFTLFNEDGTFNSSSYKETLLKAAEGKDQITTILNFPNNPTGYSVLKQDVDGILDAVKAVADTGTNVVVICDDAYFGLFFEEDVLKESLFAYFADLHERVLAVKVDGATKEDYVWGLRCGFITYAAKGLANEGLKALEQKTGGAIRATVSNISHLSQRIVLKAFSNGDYASQKQEKFDIMKGRYEKVKEVLADSRFAEYFSPYPYNSGYFMTMKLEHGLDANEYRQYLLKNKGIGTISIGASNIRVAFSCTEESHLADLFDKMYEAASEMVAAK
- a CDS encoding YkgJ family cysteine cluster protein → MGTWNCQRCGNCCRWPGIVKVNDTEIANIAKYLEMNEDDFLDQYTELRPDRKGLTLISKEDDSCIFLEGKNHCTIQPVKPQQCSDFLVKWFPKPEDNCDAIYTEDENSS